The nucleotide sequence AAGGCTCAGGGCATTTAAAACACAGCTGCTGTTATTGGTTAAGGAGTGGATGATGGATAAAATCAAgggaggagatggaggaagGGAGGATTTAACCAAGGCCATGGGGAGAGGGTCAAGCTGACATGTAGAAAGGTTTGATTTACAAATGAGGTTTGAAATCTTTGGCAGCtggaaactgacaaaaagtgtTTGTTAGCTGAGGGACTTCAGATGCACAGAAAGATGTGGACACATTGGGAAATTGTTGATGTGTttctggatcttttttttttttttttttaaacaaaaaataaattgcatGTCATCTGAGTAAACGTGAGGTGGAAGGTAGCAACCAGGCTTGAATGCTTTTTTAACTGGGAATAGGATCTTAATGCAGTCTCTGTTGGAACTATGTATATCTTATCTAAATTTCCCTGCTGTCGAGACTAAAATACCTACATTTCCTTTAGTGTTATCTATTAAGTAAACCGAGcttgtaaaatttaaaaaattgaaacaaatcTTCGTAAAATATGGCTTAATCATAACAGTATCTAGATTACAGAGATCTATTCAGAGCTCTGTAATCTCAGTGACTCCAAAAAGAGCAGAAACATTACTTTCAATACTTTAACAACATGACGGATTCCGACAGAATAACAATCAAATACTAACTCTGTGGCCCAGTGGCAGACTGTCTACCCTAAGACTGGTAGGAAatgggttcaaatccatggttgattccagtggcggtttttgatatgggcgatgtgggcggtcgcccagggcggcacttcatagggggcggcatatGCCGTGCCTGAGGCGTTACACCTAAGGTGCTAcatactatattcaaagaggaagcttggagcttttaatttgaaattgcttcagcagccgacacttaatgCTTTCAGTTTagcacatcagactcttaagaatgtcttcatactatttgctcttcacacttatggtgcaaaaaaaaaaaaaaaaaaaaaaaaaagaatacctcagagtgaaacaacgtaaaacaggcacatgaaaaggaattaggcagaacaaacacccgtgctcaacccaatttcgaaaaaagcaggtaatggagattatttcccacaattctttgctccgacacagcagacccgatgcgcacgtgaccaccgccctctgctgcaagacgcttgcggccacacctctttgcggtagtctttggaacataagtcaaaaaactcaagaggggagcgcaactcgccggtggctggctgaatcacactaacggGTGTgaggggagtctttttctatctgacaatcaactctgggccgcagctgcgcctcccgtcatagagacggagccgcgtgtgtcagagggaaggggagggggagggggagggggatgagatcagaccattttttatggattgaggttttttggaggatttctgctgttggtgttgcacaaatttagggaaatgccaaatatttttggagtaatcccactgatgagttctaagatttagtctttaatgttttataagacctaaacatattaatcacaataagttttattttttagatctaatccctctgatatgcttcacaaagacacacacaggacgtcacacattaagaaattattgctaaaaatgaagcaggagtccagctctaaaaaaaaattctctaaaaaatgatgaaagagcaaaaaaaatggaattatttgatataatttcttattaatatttccaggctttctttgctttttgtcctgcagcatgttcatatttgtataattttgacagaatatatttatatggagaacaaaatattacaacttatttaaggtttaacttgtgttcctgtttttattcatatttatgttcaaaaagttcagtttaaaaggtttaaaagtttagctttagtgtgtagttcagtaaatgtttatcttcttcggcccaaaaccttaagcgtgtttttaacttaggcccctgtgtgactgagtttgacccccctgtaatacgagtctagcaaattcatgcattttttgtgtaaaatggctaaatagaagatagggaacacagcaggatgttgtcaaattttgtatgtgtgtgtgtgtggggggggggggggggggcgctggtggggttactcgcccagggagtaagttagtgtagaaccgccactggttgATTCATACTAAAGGCTAGAAATGGGACCAATGTCCTCCCTGCATGacaacattaaagacccactctaatgaatattgtgtttttaaattgtttttgtggcatctttccgatgatagaggacataaataaataaaattaagcttaacatTATAACTaagattgcatttcttttttcgaattgttgtgaatcaacaGCAGACGATAAAATGACGTTGGATTAAGAACTTTTCGTCATGTAGAAACTAAGCTGGATGGGCCACTCTGCAATGGAGAGGGTCATGCTAACAACTcaagaggcgaatttctaatggacTACTGGCGCTCTGAAGAACAAAAAgatatgttctagaaaatgacagtttttttttttatttcggccaaaAAAAGCATAATGATAATTgacagaccactgggaacgcttttaaaataaatcaaaagatgattgtacTGGGAATTTTAACGGGGTGGATGTGGGAGTAAACCACCAAATAGTTCCTGAACGCTGCTGTGTTTGCAGCTTGCCACTAGGGATGGGTCAAAGCAGAGAACCAATGGATGGGATTTTAACTTAAGAAACTGACATGACACATTAATTTTCATTCAAACAAAAGCAACGTTAAAATTATTGCATTCAATGAAGGATATAAATCTCtctttttcattcatatttgtCTGGTCCAAAGGTTTTTGTTCAGGTCATTTACAGACTCATTGTTGCTCTCTTGTCTTCTGCTTTCGGCCGTCCTCGCAGAAAACGACCCTACTCTCCAGTCGTGATCGCTCGGCTTCGAACACGAGCAGGTGGCTCGTCAGCGTTTCCTCTGAACCACAACGGATCTGGGATGGATCGTTGTTCTACATGCaaacatacaaagaaaacagctgTAAAACACAGCCAATATTTATatacccccaaaaaaaaatccaaagttgCTTGTAAACACTAACAGCCACTGCAGAAATGAAGGCGTCTATGAGATGATAGTCTGCCGCTCCGTGTCCGCCCTTCCCAAAGTGGCCCGGAGCTTCACGGCTTGCTGTGATCTTAGTTGATTTTTGGGTCAAAAAATCAAACACGCATATCTGATGGCCGTCACACGACAGCTCTCCCTGCACAGAAACAGCCTTTATTTAGCACCTGATGCTCCATCTTGAACACAATTATGCAATAGTAGTTCATAATGATGGCACCACTGAAAACTCTGACCAGACCTGATCTTTAAGGGTTCTTTACTGGAACCAGAtgcctcaaaaaaacaaacactcatTTGCAGCTttagacaaaaagacaaaattgttttggagaaagtgtTGAGTTCCATGTTGGTATTGCTTTTCTGCTCTTTACCCTTTCACCTCTTCTTTCCAGCTGGATCAAAAACAAGCTTTGGTGAAGGTTTTTAGGCTTAATCAGATCGCGTTTGACAGAAAAATTATAGCTCATTAATCCTAGCAATGATGGATTCTCATTCAATTTGACTAGCATTAATGGAAACACACCCTGCAATTTTAATGAAGGAATAAAGCTCACAGCTTAATGggttaaacacatcatctttgAGAACACATGTATAAACAGTTCTGTTAAGGCAGTCTTCAATTATTTAATCGgtctacacacatgcacatatttCAGTCCTCTTACTTAGGTTAAGTAAATCACTATGACTTGTCTGATGAGCTTATGAAGAATAGCATTTTCATGATAAAACATGAGGAATATAAAGATTTAACTGGAAATATTTCAGCATTTTGTTATACCAACAGCATTTAGAAGACGCACAGGAATTCTGACTGGGTTTCCAGGCAGTTTTCTGACTATCTGCAGacagttttttaatgaaacttgAGCAGACATTTCCTCTCCAGTTTAGAGTTGGGTTTGGAGGTTTTGAACTCTGTAAACTTTTATCCAAACAGTCTGGACACGAGCGGCAAGCTAAAAAGCGTCATAGCTCCACTTGCAGAATAGCTTTTTAACCatagctttgtttgtttaaataaaaatatggtaAAAGTATCAAGACCCTGTTATTATTTTTCTAGCTGAGCACTTACCACATTACATAATCAGACACTGATTATATATTATTTAGAATTTGGTCTGATATACATAAATAAGAATATTCCTGCTGCAAATAGGtcaaaacatattaaaaaggtTTTCCAGACAATGCCTTTTTTGGAACATGGTATGCATGTAAACACAGTCAGTTTGTTTTTCAGTAggctgactcaaaaaaaaagaaacaaataaacactTTATACACACACGATACTGCTGGAATGATGCTTTAATTTTAATACAGGTGTAAAGTCAAGTTAAAGTCCAATTAGCTGTCACGCACCAAGGTGGGTAGAAATTTTGttttccgcatttgacccatcccctgggggagtcgTGAGCTGTAGATACATCCGTGCATGGGAAccttttggtggtttaaccccccataCAATCCCTTAAGTGTCAAGCCAGGaagcattgggtcccatttttagggGGAAATGAACTCTGCTTCACTTTAAGCGGACCAAATGTGTcaagtctgaatacacccttagagTCTTTGGACTTGGATTTGGActctcagggtggacactcttccTCATCTTTTGTTCTTCTACTCTGAAATGACTAAATATCAAATATTGTGCCAATGTAGTACCTTGCTGCCATAAATGGTCGTCTTTCTTTGGCAGATCTCTTCTGTAAAGGCTACCATGGAGAACGCAGCCGTCAGCCCTCCTTCAAACTCCATGTTTACCacctgcaaaaacaacaacaacaacaacaaaagacaaaccAGAAAATGTGGTGGGAATTGGACTTTAATAAAACTGGATTATGGAACTTAAGCGCATAAAGTTCCCAGGATATGAGAAACCTTTTTTATCTGCCGTAAAGCtaagaaaaattataaaataaaataccctGATAGGCATTAAAATCTAAGTCAATTAAAACGAATAATTTGAAGACTAAGTTCATCCACTAGTTACTTTATAAGCTTAGTAACTGGCTGATGCAAAATGGTTCTAAGGACGAAACTGAATTCTTACTCTACCCAttcggcttctccctacccctccaaCTGTTGGGGCATTTGGAGGGGAAGGGCTGTCCGAAATAGATTTTCTAAAGGCTAACCCTCGCGGATGCAGAGCCCTCCGCCGCGAGGGTGATCCGTGTCACGACGTGCCGTGGAGGAGAAGCGCTTTTCTTCATATGGGTGTGCTCTGAGGCACAGAAGGTTACATTTTAATGTGAGTAATgaccttttttaaagttataaaaccaacATTGTTATGTAATTTCCGAGCGGTGGCAACTCCGCGCTAACGTAGTGGGAGTGACGTccgaatttgaagacactatttttcaataactctccgtttggagggctaaatgtagggatGGGGGAAGCTGTAgggggaagaatttggatttgtCCTATTGAAAGGAAATTTATAAAATTACATGTCCTATTTGTAAAGCTAAAGGGTGAAAGAATTCCACCATGCAAGAAGGAGAATTATGGCGAAGTACCTGGTTACTGCAGACATCATTGTCACATTCGTAGACGCAGCGGCCATAGGGTCCAGTCCTCAGAGCCTCCGTTACAGATTCAATATCAGGGAGGGAGTTTGGACATATGACTGACACTGGCCAGCGGGTGTGACCCTattcatacatacatatataattCATCAAATAATGTTACAGTAAAGTCTAAGGTGATAATGGAGTTCAAATCAGGCTTACCTGTTTTACTCTCTCCAGGTAGATTTTGCACGCTGAGTATGGACAGTCTTTTTCAATCGAGCAGTTGAGGCAACGGTCCCCGGCGCCTGTTGGCTGATGAGAAGACACTGAGCTCAGCTTTATTTATGCTTTCAATAAAAGCTGTCTTCAGCTACTTTACAGAGCCCCAGAGCAAGAACGAGGACTACAGCGGAGAGGAAAAAACATCTCTAAAACAGGAGGAAACCCTAAGCAGAGGCCAGTTTGTTCAAAGGAGCCAGGGGAGCAGACAGAAATAATTCCACATGTTACACAGCTAGAGTACTGACACACCACTACAGCTAGAGTATATATGAATACACTACAAAATTGATGACAGCGATAAACTTGGTATCCAAGGAAATCTGAAATCTTTAGCTGTGAATCAAGCATTTAGTGTAAGTGAAGCTTTTACAGGCGCACAgtggaaaaaagcagttttaaaccAAGTAGGGGACATTGTAGCAACTCTTTGTTTATATACTGTAGACAGAATAAACTACATACCTTGTCTTCTTTTTTGAAGTGGCTGACAGATCCAAATGATGACACCTTCACACATCTTTCAGGTAAAGAACACATCTGTGTCAGAGGCGTTTGCAGATTTTCATACTACAGCATCAAAAAGTTATACACATATTGTCTTGGCTGTATTTAAACAAGCTTCACAGATGTTGGTAAAGTCGGTTCCCGTTCATCAAGGGGACACTGTCTTGAGGTTGAGCCGTGGTATCTGGACTAAAAATCTAGGCTGAAACTATCAGGGTGAACAAGGACATATACGGTCTCAAGATGgggaataaagaaaataagattacactttatgctgatgatgtcCTGATTCTAGAAACACAACCAGGAGTATCTGTTCCCTGTATTATTCAGATAATTGATGCATTTAGTAAATTCTCTGGTTATAAACATTTCACGCCATGTCTTTGGACACTTTGAAACAAGTGACTGTATTACCATTTCCTTTTAATTAGGTGCCAGGGGGCTTCGTCTAACTAAGAATAATATAACATTTAGCTCATTCGCATTCGGCTAGACTTGGAGAGTTGGATCACCCTTCCAATTTCCTAGATGGGTCAAGCTGCcttattaaaaatgaacattttccctAGGTTGCTCTATCCTTTACAAATGGTACCTGTTATATTACCTCACAAACCTATCAAACAACTTTACTTTACAACTTTATATGGTCCAAAAGAAAACCATACTGTCCTATACTATTTTGCTCATTGTTATTGGTAGGGCTATGTGCAATAGCTGAATGGGGGTCCAATAGTCCAACATTACTTTGGACTGAAAGTCTTAAGATGTCTAAATGTCCTTtaacaattttacattttcttaaaacagcTAATCCATAAAAATTTTCCTGCATCTATCTTATCACAACTGCAACTGCTACAGCATGGCGAGCCATTAGGAAACTGGAGGGTAGGTCTCAAGAAACTTTGGCACTAACTCCCTGTCAGCACAGACTCTTTCTGGAAGGGGCTATTCCTCACTTTCATACCTATGAATGtcagaacccgctcgttttcgtgaattgggaggggctggggcTCAGAGACcgggtttttagaggaatgctcagaaatacgtgaatggatcaaaaaccgctttggggttgtttttgcgAGGAATTAAcgttataatacatttaaaagctcaaaaaagttgatgtTGGATGATATAAaccctttaaaaacacaaaacagaagattttcatcggagtgggtctttaaaaaatgtatttttgtcaacGTACCTGCGTGCTCCAGCCCAGTGATGGATCAAGTCGATGTCATGGCATGATTTGGCCAGAAGAGCAAAAGAGCTCTCTGCTTCATTTCTCCAGTTGCCTCGGACAAATGAGTGAGCAAAGTGATAAAACCCAACCTGGAACAAGACATGTGTCACATTATAAACACAGCAGGAAAGTTTAACATAATATTAAATGGTTAATggcacccattcacacactgatggtggcaaGGCAGTAGACCAGCCCTGTTTGGAAAGCTTTATCTTTGCGccattgtg is from Oryzias latipes chromosome 7, ASM223467v1 and encodes:
- the LOC101174996 gene encoding uncharacterized protein LOC101174996 — its product is MTATVRAIVIGAGCRGAGYSEFALIHPERMKVVAVADPRKFARTNLQQQHQIENENVFEDWQSVADREKFADAVLICTPDRLHKDPAVAFAKKGYHILLEKPLATTAEDCRAIVEACMQSNVMLSVGHVLRYDPVTYKIKELIDAGVIGDVVHIQHLEPVGFYHFAHSFVRGNWRNEAESSFALLAKSCHDIDLIHHWAGARRCVKVSSFGSVSHFKKEDKPTGAGDRCLNCSIEKDCPYSACKIYLERVKQGHTRWPVSVICPNSLPDIESVTEALRTGPYGRCVYECDNDVCSNQVVNMEFEGGLTAAFSMVAFTEEICQRKTTIYGSKGELSCDGHQICVFDFLTQKSTKITASREAPGHFGKGGHGAADYHLIDAFISAVANNDPSQIRCGSEETLTSHLLVFEAERSRLESRVVFCEDGRKQKTREQQ